Proteins from a single region of Nomascus leucogenys isolate Asia chromosome 21, Asia_NLE_v1, whole genome shotgun sequence:
- the MBD4 gene encoding methyl-CpG-binding domain protein 4 isoform X1, whose protein sequence is MGTTRLESLSLGDRGAAPTVTSSERLVPEPPSDLRKEGVAMELERVGEDEEQMMIKRSSECNPLLQEPIASAQFGATAGTECHKSVPCGWERVVKQRLFGKTAGRFDVYFISPQGLKFRSKSSLANYLHKNGETSLKPEDFDFTVLSKRGIKSRYKDCSMAALTSHLQNQSNNSNWNLRTRSKCKKDVFMPPSSSSELRESRGLSNFTSTHLLLKEDEGVDDVNFRKVRKPKGKVTILKGIPIKKTKKGCRKSCSGFVQSDSKRESVCNKADAESEPVAQKSQLDRTVCISDAGACGETLSVTSEEKSLVKERSLSSASNFCFEQKTSGVINKFCSAKDSEHNKKYEDTFLESEEIGTKVEAVERKEHLHTDILKHDSEMDNNCSPTRKDFTEDTIPRTQIERRKTSLYFSSKYNKEALSPPRRKAFKKWTPPRSPFNLIQETLFHDPWKLLIATIFLNRTSGKMAIPVLWKFLEKYPSAEVARTADWRDVSELLKPLGLYDLRAKTIVKFSDEYLTKQWKYPIELHGIGKYGNDSYRIFCVNEWKQVHPEDHKLNKYHDWLWENHEKLSLS, encoded by the exons ATGGGCACGACTCGGTTGGAGAGTCTGAGCCTGGGGGACCGCGGAGCTGCCCCCACCGTCACCTCTAGTGAGCGCCTGGTCCCAGAACCGCCGAGTGACCTCCG CAAAGAAGGTGTTGCTATGGAATTGGAAAGAGTGGGAGAAGATGAGGAACAAATGATGATAAAAAGAAGCAGTGAATGTAATCCCCTGCTACAAGAACCCATCGCTTCTGCTCAGTTTGGTGCTACTGCAGGGACAGAATGCCACAAGTCTGTCCCATGTGGATGGGAAAGAGTTGTGAAGCAAAGGTTATTTGGGAAGACAGCAGGAAGATTTGATGTGTACTTTATCAG CCCACAAGGACTGAAGTTCAGATCCAAAAGTTCACTTGCTAATTATCTTCACAAAAATGGAGAGACTTCTCTTAAGCCAGAAGATTTTGATTTTACTGTGCTTTCTAAAAGGGGTATCAAGTCAAGATATAAAGACTGCAGCATGGCAGCCCTGACATCCCATCTACAAAACCAAAGTAACAATTCAAACTGGAACCTCAGGACCCGAAGCAAGTGCAAAAAGGATGTGTTTATGCCGCCAAGTAGTAGTTCAGAGTTGCGGGAGAGCAGAGGACTCTCTAACTTTACTTCCactcatttgcttttgaaagaagatgAGGGTGTTGATGATGTTAACTTCAGAAAGGTTAGAAAGCCCAAAGGAAAGGTgactattttgaaaggaatcccaattaagaaaactaaaaaaggaTGTAGGAAGAGCTGTTCAGGTTTTGTTCAAAGTGACAGCAAAAGAGAATCTGTGTGTAATAAAGCAGATGCTGAAAGTGAACCTGTTGCACAAAAAAGTCAGCTTGATAGAACTGTCTGTATTTCTGATGCTGGAGCATGTGGTGAGACCCTCAGTGTGACTAGTGAAGAAAAGAGCCTTGTTAAAGAAAGATCATTGAGTTCAGCatcaaatttttgttttgaacaaAAAACTTCTGGCGTCATAAACAAATTTTGTTCAGCCAAAGACTCAGAACACAACAAGAAGTATGAGGATACCTTTTTAGAATCTGAAGAAATCGGAACAAAAGTAGAAGCTGTGGAAAGGAAAGAACATTTGCatactgacattttaaaacatgactCTGAAATGGACAACAACTGCTCACCAACCAGGAAAGACTTTACTg AAGATACCATCCCACGAACACagatagaaagaaggaaaacaagccTGTATTTTTCCAGCAAATACAACAAAGAAG CTCTTAGCCCCCCACGACGTAAAGCCTTTAAGAAATGGACACCTCCTCGGTCACCTTTTAATCTCATTCAAGAAACACTTTTTCACGATCCATGGAAGCTTCTCATCGCTACTATATTTCTCAATCGGACCTCAG GTAAAATGGCAATTCCTGTGCTTTGGAAGTTTCTGGAGAAGTATCCTTCAGCTGAGGTAGCAAGAACCGCAGACTGGAGAGATGTGTCAGAACTTCTTAAACCTCTTGGTCTCTACGATCTTCGGGCAAAAACCATTGTCAAGTTCTCAG ATGAATACCTGACAAAGCAGTGGAAGTATCCGATTGAGCTTCATGGGATTGGTAAATATGGCAACGACTCTTACCGAATTTTTTGTGTCAATGAGTGGAAGCAG GTGCACCCTGAAGaccacaaattaaataaatatcatgACTGGCTTTGGGAAAATCATGAAAAATTAAGTCTGTCTTAA
- the MBD4 gene encoding methyl-CpG-binding domain protein 4 isoform X2, with protein sequence MGTTRLESLSLGDRGAAPTVTSSERLVPEPPSDLRKEGVAMELERVGEDEEQMMIKRSSECNPLLQEPIASAQFGATAGTECHKSVPCGWERVVKQRLFGKTAGRFDVYFISPQGLKFRSKSSLANYLHKNGETSLKPEDFDFTVLSKRGIKSRYKDCSMAALTSHLQNQSNNSNWNLRTRSKCKKDVFMPPSSSSELRESRGLSNFTSTHLLLKEDEGVDDVNFRKVRKPKGKVTILKGIPIKKTKKGCRKSCSGFVQSDSKRESVCNKADAESEPVAQKSQLDRTVCISDAGACGETLSVTSEEKSLVKERSLSSASNFCFEQKTSGVINKFCSAKDSEHNKKYEDTFLESEEIGTKVEAVERKEHLHTDILKHDSEMDNNCSPTRKDFTEDTIPRTQIERRKTSLYFSSKYNKEALSPPRRKAFKKWTPPRSPFNLIQETLFHDPWKLLIATIFLNRTSGKMAIPVLWKFLEKYPSAEVARTADWRDVSELLKPLGLYDLRAKTIVKFSDEYLTKQWKYPIELHGIGAP encoded by the exons ATGGGCACGACTCGGTTGGAGAGTCTGAGCCTGGGGGACCGCGGAGCTGCCCCCACCGTCACCTCTAGTGAGCGCCTGGTCCCAGAACCGCCGAGTGACCTCCG CAAAGAAGGTGTTGCTATGGAATTGGAAAGAGTGGGAGAAGATGAGGAACAAATGATGATAAAAAGAAGCAGTGAATGTAATCCCCTGCTACAAGAACCCATCGCTTCTGCTCAGTTTGGTGCTACTGCAGGGACAGAATGCCACAAGTCTGTCCCATGTGGATGGGAAAGAGTTGTGAAGCAAAGGTTATTTGGGAAGACAGCAGGAAGATTTGATGTGTACTTTATCAG CCCACAAGGACTGAAGTTCAGATCCAAAAGTTCACTTGCTAATTATCTTCACAAAAATGGAGAGACTTCTCTTAAGCCAGAAGATTTTGATTTTACTGTGCTTTCTAAAAGGGGTATCAAGTCAAGATATAAAGACTGCAGCATGGCAGCCCTGACATCCCATCTACAAAACCAAAGTAACAATTCAAACTGGAACCTCAGGACCCGAAGCAAGTGCAAAAAGGATGTGTTTATGCCGCCAAGTAGTAGTTCAGAGTTGCGGGAGAGCAGAGGACTCTCTAACTTTACTTCCactcatttgcttttgaaagaagatgAGGGTGTTGATGATGTTAACTTCAGAAAGGTTAGAAAGCCCAAAGGAAAGGTgactattttgaaaggaatcccaattaagaaaactaaaaaaggaTGTAGGAAGAGCTGTTCAGGTTTTGTTCAAAGTGACAGCAAAAGAGAATCTGTGTGTAATAAAGCAGATGCTGAAAGTGAACCTGTTGCACAAAAAAGTCAGCTTGATAGAACTGTCTGTATTTCTGATGCTGGAGCATGTGGTGAGACCCTCAGTGTGACTAGTGAAGAAAAGAGCCTTGTTAAAGAAAGATCATTGAGTTCAGCatcaaatttttgttttgaacaaAAAACTTCTGGCGTCATAAACAAATTTTGTTCAGCCAAAGACTCAGAACACAACAAGAAGTATGAGGATACCTTTTTAGAATCTGAAGAAATCGGAACAAAAGTAGAAGCTGTGGAAAGGAAAGAACATTTGCatactgacattttaaaacatgactCTGAAATGGACAACAACTGCTCACCAACCAGGAAAGACTTTACTg AAGATACCATCCCACGAACACagatagaaagaaggaaaacaagccTGTATTTTTCCAGCAAATACAACAAAGAAG CTCTTAGCCCCCCACGACGTAAAGCCTTTAAGAAATGGACACCTCCTCGGTCACCTTTTAATCTCATTCAAGAAACACTTTTTCACGATCCATGGAAGCTTCTCATCGCTACTATATTTCTCAATCGGACCTCAG GTAAAATGGCAATTCCTGTGCTTTGGAAGTTTCTGGAGAAGTATCCTTCAGCTGAGGTAGCAAGAACCGCAGACTGGAGAGATGTGTCAGAACTTCTTAAACCTCTTGGTCTCTACGATCTTCGGGCAAAAACCATTGTCAAGTTCTCAG ATGAATACCTGACAAAGCAGTGGAAGTATCCGATTGAGCTTCATGGGATTG GTGCACCCTGA